The following proteins come from a genomic window of Theileria equi strain WA chromosome 2 map unlocalized gcontig_1105316255037, whole genome shotgun sequence:
- a CDS encoding conserved hypothetical protein (encoded by transcript BEWA_038790A), which produces MKEDVADGDEAKGVKRKTETSPENPGVKVKREAVEVPVKVEDAVGTELSLENTLKKESDVVKNEGIKKEENDKDIASLEIKTQESPQSSGIESRFKPLGKHLGEGTYGQVVKALDTLTGRYV; this is translated from the coding sequence ATGAAAGAGGACGTGGCAGATGGCGATGAGGCCAAGGGAGTAAAGAGGAAAACTGAGACGAGTCCGGAAAATCCCGGCGTCAAGGTCAAACGAGAGGCCGTTGAAGTTCCAGTAAAGGTTGAAGATGCCGTTGGCACTGAATTGAGTCTTGAAAATACCCTAAAGAAGGAAAGCGACGTGGTTAAAAATGAAGGAATcaaaaaggaggaaaatgACAAAGATATCGCATCCCTAGAGATAAAGACGCAGGAATCACCCCAAAGTTCCGGAATTGAGAGTCGCTTCAAGCCCCTAGGCAAGCACCTCGGAGAAGGAACCTATGGACAGGTCGTCAAGGCTCTAGACACACTCACCGGCAGGTACGTTTAA